A genomic stretch from Nocardia wallacei includes:
- a CDS encoding amidohydrolase family protein, producing MNIDDMILVSIDDHVVEPIHMFDGHVPKKWADLAPRVVVDDKGVDRWVYRDRPTGVTGLNAVVSWPPEEWGYDPAGYAEMRPGVYDVHERVRDMNANGILASMCFPTFAGFSAGHLAHFKDEITVAMIHAYNDWHIEDWAGAYPGRFIPLSILPLWDPKLAVAEIERVAEKGCHSVSMPELPHLDGLPSYHDMDYWGPVLAALSDHGTVMNLHIGQGFRVLNLAPNAPIDNLMVLAPSVSLIAAQDLLWGPALRTYPKLKVAFSEGGVGWIPFFLDRSDRHYTNQKWLRRDFGGKLPSEVFREHTIACYVTDRTSLKMRHDIGIDNIAWECDYPHSDSIWPNAPEFVLEELQAAGASDADINKITWENACRFLNWDAFAHIPKEQATVGALREQAKDVDTSTTSRKEYAEAYAARAS from the coding sequence GTGAACATCGACGACATGATCCTGGTAAGTATCGACGACCATGTGGTCGAGCCGATCCACATGTTCGACGGCCATGTCCCGAAGAAGTGGGCCGACCTGGCCCCCAGGGTCGTCGTCGACGACAAGGGCGTCGACCGGTGGGTCTACCGGGACCGGCCGACCGGCGTCACCGGCCTCAACGCCGTGGTGTCGTGGCCGCCGGAGGAGTGGGGCTACGACCCGGCGGGCTACGCGGAGATGCGGCCCGGCGTGTACGACGTGCACGAGCGCGTCCGCGACATGAACGCCAACGGCATCCTGGCCTCGATGTGCTTCCCCACCTTCGCCGGATTCAGCGCCGGGCATCTGGCCCACTTCAAGGACGAGATCACCGTCGCGATGATCCATGCCTACAACGACTGGCACATCGAGGACTGGGCGGGCGCGTATCCCGGCCGGTTCATCCCGCTGTCGATCCTGCCGCTGTGGGATCCGAAGCTGGCCGTCGCCGAAATCGAGCGGGTCGCCGAGAAGGGTTGCCACTCGGTGTCGATGCCGGAGCTGCCGCACCTCGACGGCCTGCCCAGCTACCACGACATGGACTACTGGGGCCCGGTGCTGGCGGCGCTGTCCGACCACGGCACGGTGATGAATCTGCATATCGGCCAGGGCTTCCGGGTGCTGAACCTGGCGCCCAACGCGCCGATCGACAACCTCATGGTGCTGGCGCCGAGCGTATCGCTGATCGCGGCGCAGGATCTGTTGTGGGGTCCGGCATTGCGCACCTACCCGAAGCTCAAGGTCGCCTTCTCCGAAGGCGGCGTCGGCTGGATCCCGTTCTTCCTGGACCGCTCCGACCGGCATTACACCAACCAGAAGTGGTTGCGCCGTGACTTCGGCGGCAAGCTGCCCAGCGAGGTGTTCCGCGAGCACACCATCGCCTGCTACGTCACCGACCGCACCTCGCTGAAGATGCGCCACGACATCGGCATCGACAACATCGCGTGGGAATGCGATTATCCGCACTCGGATTCGATCTGGCCGAACGCGCCGGAGTTCGTGCTCGAGGAGCTGCAGGCGGCCGGGGCGAGCGACGCCGACATCAACAAGATCACCTGGGAGAACGCCTGCCGCTTCCTGAATTGGGACGCGTTCGCGCACATCCCGAAGGAGCAGGCGACGGTCGGTGCGCTGCGGGAGCAGGCGAAGGACGTCGACACCTCGACCACGTCCCGCAAGGAGTACGCCGAGGCCTACGCCGCGAGGGCGAGCTGA
- the mftR gene encoding mycofactocin system transcriptional regulator (MftR, the mycofactocin system transcriptional regulator, is an uncharacterized TetR family DNA-binding transcription factor. Its role is inferred by context. It occurs as part of the biosynthesis locus for mycofactocin, a partially characterized electron carrier derived from the terminal Val-Tyr dipeptide of the precursor peptide MftA, through a radical SAM enzyme-mediated process.) → MSETRSGRPRGTSRRELELVALRLFTTQGFEETTVEQIAAVAGVSRRTFFRYFDSKAAVLWHRFDTEVGAIRAQLDRAPADLGLLAAIRRAVLAANRYHTADVPELRMRMSLLGSVPDLVASAAVHYHAWERAISEFAARRTGRPADSLFCLAVGRATLAVCRAAYDSWVQRADADLTDYLDTALRALEAGFSDSVVVALPGRR, encoded by the coding sequence GTGTCAGAAACAAGATCGGGCCGTCCCCGCGGCACCAGCCGCCGCGAACTGGAACTCGTCGCGCTGCGGCTGTTCACGACGCAGGGCTTCGAGGAGACGACCGTCGAACAGATCGCGGCGGTCGCGGGAGTCAGCCGGCGCACGTTCTTCCGCTACTTCGATTCGAAGGCCGCGGTGCTGTGGCACCGCTTCGACACCGAGGTCGGCGCGATCCGCGCGCAGCTCGATCGCGCGCCGGCCGACCTGGGACTACTCGCCGCCATCCGCCGCGCCGTGCTGGCGGCCAACCGCTATCACACCGCCGACGTGCCGGAACTGCGGATGCGCATGAGCCTGCTCGGTTCGGTCCCGGATCTGGTCGCCAGCGCGGCGGTGCACTACCACGCCTGGGAGCGGGCGATCAGCGAGTTCGCCGCCCGCCGCACCGGGCGACCGGCGGACTCGCTGTTCTGCCTCGCGGTCGGGCGGGCGACCCTGGCGGTCTGCCGCGCCGCCTACGACAGCTGGGTGCAACGCGCCGACGCCGACCTCACCGACTACCTCGACACCGCGCTGCGGGCACTGGAGGCGGGCTTCTCCGACAGCGTCGTGGTCGCGCTGCCCGGGCGGCGATGA
- the mftE gene encoding mycofactocin biosynthesis peptidyl-dipeptidase MftE: protein MSPRYRLADLTWPEIRDRAAAGALLAVPVGATAPHGPHLPVSADTDVASALCERLARSRTDVLVAPPVAYGCGGAAGALSIGQSALEAVLTELGRSACETFGRVLLVSTHHGSAEPVARAVDRLRAESRDVRAFAPHWNGDPHAGRTETALMLAARPLAVRDYRAVAGGARSAPEPWPPLRSCGVRAISDAGVLGDPAGATGAEGGVLAEALVRALSEKIERWHETAAA, encoded by the coding sequence ATGAGCCCGCGATACCGGCTGGCCGACCTGACGTGGCCGGAGATCCGCGATCGCGCGGCGGCCGGTGCGCTGCTTGCGGTTCCGGTGGGCGCCACCGCACCGCACGGACCGCATCTGCCGGTGTCCGCCGACACCGATGTGGCGTCCGCGTTGTGTGAGCGACTGGCGCGGTCCCGCACCGACGTGCTGGTCGCGCCGCCCGTGGCGTACGGGTGCGGCGGCGCGGCCGGTGCGCTGTCGATCGGGCAGTCGGCGTTGGAGGCGGTTCTCACCGAGTTGGGGCGTAGTGCCTGCGAGACGTTCGGGCGGGTGCTGCTGGTGTCCACCCATCACGGCAGCGCCGAACCGGTGGCCCGCGCCGTCGACCGGTTGCGGGCCGAATCGCGCGACGTGCGGGCCTTCGCCCCGCACTGGAACGGTGACCCCCATGCCGGGCGCACCGAGACGGCGTTGATGCTGGCCGCTCGTCCCCTGGCCGTGCGGGACTACCGTGCGGTCGCGGGCGGCGCTCGTTCCGCGCCGGAGCCGTGGCCGCCGTTGCGTTCCTGCGGCGTGCGCGCGATCAGCGACGCGGGCGTCCTCGGCGACCCGGCCGGTGCGACCGGAGCGGAGGGCGGCGTCCTGGCCGAGGCGCTGGTGCGGGCGCTGTCGGAGAAGATCGAGCGATGGCACGAGACGGCGGCGGCATGA
- a CDS encoding mycofactocin-coupled SDR family oxidoreductase: MARARNVANSSGHRRVAVVTGAARGIGAATVLALADRGWSVLAVDVAADDPVLPYAMGTKQELLAVATEAGGRVNRVGAVRPFVADVRDPDALRAAVAEAVDAWGGLDAAIAAAGVIAGGVPLWDMPIEQERAVLDVCLGGVTNLARAAVPALLDRPAPRSGRFLAVASAAATKGLPQLAAYCAAKAGVAGLIRALGAELGGTGVTANAVSPGSTDTAILDETARLYGFSESDRFGRQQPVGRLLEPGEIASVLAFLAGADNSAMTGAVIPVDGGLAL, encoded by the coding sequence GTGGCGCGGGCTCGAAATGTAGCCAATTCCAGCGGGCATCGCCGGGTCGCCGTGGTGACCGGCGCGGCCCGCGGCATCGGCGCGGCCACCGTGCTGGCGCTGGCGGACCGGGGGTGGTCGGTGCTGGCGGTGGACGTGGCCGCGGACGATCCGGTGCTGCCGTACGCGATGGGAACGAAACAGGAACTGCTCGCGGTCGCCACCGAGGCGGGCGGCCGGGTGAACCGGGTCGGGGCGGTGAGGCCCTTCGTGGCCGACGTCCGCGACCCCGACGCGTTGCGAGCCGCCGTGGCGGAGGCGGTCGATGCCTGGGGCGGACTGGACGCGGCGATCGCCGCCGCCGGTGTGATCGCCGGGGGAGTTCCCCTGTGGGACATGCCGATCGAGCAGGAGCGGGCGGTGCTCGACGTCTGCCTGGGCGGCGTGACCAACCTGGCGCGCGCGGCCGTCCCGGCGCTCCTGGACCGCCCCGCCCCGCGATCGGGCCGATTCCTGGCCGTGGCATCGGCCGCCGCGACGAAGGGGCTGCCGCAGCTGGCCGCCTACTGCGCCGCGAAAGCCGGTGTGGCGGGACTGATCCGGGCGCTGGGCGCGGAGCTCGGCGGCACCGGCGTCACGGCGAACGCGGTCAGTCCCGGTTCCACCGACACCGCGATCCTGGACGAGACCGCACGCCTCTACGGCTTCTCCGAATCCGATCGCTTCGGTCGGCAGCAGCCGGTGGGGCGGCTGCTCGAACCGGGCGAGATCGCCTCGGTCCTCGCCTTCCTCGCCGGGGCCGACAACAGCGCGATGACCGGCGCGGTGATCCCCGTCGACGGCGGGCTCGCGCTGTGA